The Pseudomonas parafulva genome includes a window with the following:
- a CDS encoding zinc-dependent alcohol dehydrogenase family protein: MSRMIRFHKFGAADVLRCEEQAEPMPAAGEVQIRVEAIGVSWYDALWRQNLASSRARLPAGIGHEMAGVVTAVGEAVDDIVVGDRVASFPATSANDHPVYGDVIVLPRSAITRYPEVLTPIEASVHYTPLLIAYFAYVDLARAKSGQTALVTDASHCAGPAFVQLGKALGLTVFAATKDGEQRDYLLGLGADKVIVTEEQDLVMQVGKYTEGRGVDMVLDGLGGPQMSLLGDVLAPRGSLVLYGLQGGNQTPFPACAAFQKNIQFYVHCIGNFTGKPELGISQDQVALHRALRDINQFTADKLLTPQIIKVYPFEQVVDAHRYMDQCPCGGRVVLDLTPA, translated from the coding sequence ATGTCCCGCATGATTCGGTTCCACAAGTTCGGCGCTGCGGATGTGCTCCGTTGCGAGGAGCAGGCTGAGCCGATGCCCGCCGCCGGTGAGGTGCAAATCCGCGTCGAGGCGATCGGTGTCAGCTGGTACGACGCGCTCTGGCGCCAGAACCTGGCGTCCTCCCGTGCACGGCTGCCAGCCGGTATAGGTCATGAAATGGCCGGCGTGGTGACGGCGGTGGGCGAGGCGGTCGACGACATCGTGGTCGGTGACAGGGTCGCGAGCTTCCCGGCCACCAGTGCCAACGATCACCCGGTGTACGGTGACGTCATCGTCTTGCCCCGTTCAGCCATCACCCGCTATCCCGAGGTGCTGACACCGATCGAAGCGAGCGTGCACTATACGCCGCTGCTGATCGCCTATTTTGCGTACGTCGATCTGGCCCGTGCAAAAAGTGGGCAGACGGCACTGGTCACCGATGCCAGTCATTGCGCGGGCCCGGCGTTCGTGCAGCTGGGCAAGGCGCTTGGGCTGACGGTGTTTGCCGCGACCAAGGATGGCGAGCAGCGTGACTATCTGCTCGGCCTGGGCGCTGACAAAGTGATCGTCACCGAGGAGCAGGACCTGGTGATGCAGGTAGGCAAGTACACCGAAGGTCGCGGTGTAGACATGGTGCTCGATGGCCTGGGTGGGCCACAGATGTCGTTGCTCGGTGATGTCTTGGCCCCGCGTGGCAGCCTGGTGCTGTATGGCCTGCAAGGCGGCAACCAGACCCCATTCCCGGCCTGTGCTGCATTCCAGAAGAACATTCAGTTCTACGTGCACTGTATTGGTAATTTCACAGGCAAGCCTGAATTGGGCATCAGCCAGGACCAGGTGGCCTTGCACAGGGCATTGCGCGACATCAACCAGTTCACGGCCGACAAACTGCTTACGCCGCAGATCATCAAGGTGTATCCGTTCGAGCAAGTGGTCGACGCCCATAGGTACATGGACCAGTGCCCTTGCGGCGGGCGCGTGGTACTGGACCTTACGCCAGCCTGA
- a CDS encoding LysR family transcriptional regulator, producing the protein MNRNDLRRVDLNLLIVFETLMHERSVTRAAEKLFLGQPAISAALSRLRNLFDDPLFVRTGRSMEPSARANEIFALLSPALDSISTAVSRAAEFDPATSNAVFRIGLSDDAEFGLLPQLLKRVRAEAPGIVLVIRRVNYLLMPTLLASGEISVGVSYTSELPANAKRKVLRRSRPKLLRADSVPGSISLDDFCARPHALVSFAGDLSGFIDEALQALGRKRHVVLAVPQFNGLGSLLAGTDIVATVPDYTADALTAAGGLRAEELPLEVRSFELHMAWRGAQDNDPAERWLRSRIQMFFGDPESL; encoded by the coding sequence ATGAATCGAAACGACTTGCGTCGCGTAGACCTCAACCTGCTGATCGTGTTCGAAACGCTCATGCACGAGCGAAGCGTGACCCGTGCAGCGGAAAAGCTGTTCCTCGGCCAGCCCGCCATCAGTGCCGCCCTGTCGCGCCTGCGCAACCTGTTCGATGATCCGCTTTTCGTGCGCACCGGGCGCAGCATGGAGCCTTCGGCCCGCGCCAACGAAATCTTCGCCCTGCTCTCGCCCGCGCTGGATTCGATTTCCACGGCCGTCAGCCGAGCGGCCGAGTTCGACCCGGCCACCAGCAACGCCGTGTTTCGCATCGGCCTGTCGGACGATGCCGAATTCGGCCTGCTGCCCCAGTTGCTCAAGCGCGTACGCGCCGAAGCGCCAGGTATCGTGCTGGTGATACGGCGCGTCAATTACCTGCTGATGCCCACCTTGCTGGCCTCCGGTGAAATTTCGGTCGGCGTCAGCTACACCAGCGAACTGCCCGCCAATGCCAAACGCAAGGTGCTGCGCCGCAGCCGGCCGAAGCTGCTGCGGGCCGACAGCGTACCGGGCAGCATCAGCCTCGATGATTTTTGCGCAAGGCCCCATGCCCTAGTGTCGTTCGCCGGGGACCTGTCGGGCTTCATCGACGAAGCCCTGCAGGCGCTTGGACGCAAGCGCCACGTGGTCCTGGCCGTGCCGCAGTTCAATGGCCTGGGCAGCCTGCTGGCCGGCACCGACATCGTGGCCACCGTGCCCGATTACACGGCCGATGCCCTGACAGCGGCCGGTGGGTTGCGGGCTGAAGAGCTGCCGCTGGAGGTGCGCAGTTTTGAATTGCACATGGCCTGGCGCGGGGCGCAGGACAATGATCCGGCGGAGCGGTGGTTGAGGTCTAGGATTCAGATGTTTTTTGGGGATCCTGAGAGTCTTTAA
- a CDS encoding type II toxin-antitoxin system PrlF family antitoxin, with protein sequence MPAIHEIATLTSKGQITLPKSVRQLLGIDTVGKIAFDVRDGEIVVSRVKTTHEDPAIAAFLGLLDADIRSGRHLTTLPEDLAQTMLANANHSVNLDEEIDGEVAICCCDMAGHCCSMKV encoded by the coding sequence ATGCCTGCTATTCACGAAATCGCAACGCTGACCTCGAAGGGACAGATCACACTGCCCAAATCCGTTCGCCAGCTTTTGGGCATTGACACTGTTGGCAAGATTGCATTCGATGTACGCGACGGTGAAATCGTGGTCAGCCGCGTAAAAACCACCCACGAAGACCCTGCCATCGCTGCGTTTCTCGGTTTGCTGGATGCTGATATTCGAAGCGGCCGCCACCTCACTACCCTGCCGGAAGACTTGGCGCAAACCATGCTCGCCAACGCAAACCACTCCGTTAACCTGGACGAAGAGATCGACGGTGAGGTCGCAATCTGTTGCTGCGACATGGCTGGACACTGTTGTTCCATGAAGGTGTGA
- a CDS encoding type II toxin-antitoxin system YhaV family toxin — translation MLRHGWTLLFHEGVTLQLRKLQEAAARAEQNDPQDFESNANMKLFRALSHLIMEAVPADPGRDDFRKGNTLGTVYRHWRRAKIGRRFRLLFRYDSRSKVIVYAWVNDENTLRSAGSKFDPYAVSEKMLGRGNPPDDWDALTAATRSDWNEPKA, via the coding sequence TTGCTGCGACATGGCTGGACACTGTTGTTCCATGAAGGTGTGACTCTACAGCTACGCAAATTGCAAGAAGCCGCCGCCCGGGCCGAGCAGAACGACCCGCAAGATTTTGAAAGTAACGCCAACATGAAGCTGTTTCGGGCATTGAGCCATCTGATCATGGAGGCTGTGCCTGCCGACCCAGGCCGTGATGATTTCCGCAAAGGCAACACGCTGGGCACCGTCTACCGACATTGGCGCCGTGCAAAAATCGGCAGGCGCTTTCGGCTGCTCTTTCGCTACGACTCAAGGTCCAAGGTCATCGTCTATGCATGGGTCAACGACGAAAACACTCTACGTTCCGCAGGTAGCAAATTCGATCCCTACGCCGTATCCGAGAAGATGCTGGGCCGCGGCAACCCTCCTGATGACTGGGATGCGCTGACTGCTGCGACGCGTAGCGACTGGAACGAGCCCAAAGCATAA
- a CDS encoding SMP-30/gluconolactonase/LRE family protein produces MQQISVFARTPEQLGRPDGLALDVEDNLWVCQFNGGCLLQYDRHGMLLQTLPVPVPRPTSCCFGGPDMRTLFITTAKFGMSAAEHTDYPAAGNIYSIRLPVPGKPRHRFKEL; encoded by the coding sequence CTGCAACAGATATCGGTGTTCGCTCGGACGCCGGAGCAACTGGGCCGACCGGACGGCCTGGCGTTGGACGTAGAGGATAACCTGTGGGTTTGCCAATTCAACGGAGGCTGCCTGCTGCAGTACGACCGCCATGGGATGCTGTTGCAGACCTTGCCGGTGCCGGTGCCACGGCCCACCAGTTGCTGCTTTGGCGGACCGGATATGCGTACCCTGTTCATTACCACCGCCAAATTCGGCATGTCGGCGGCCGAGCACACGGACTATCCGGCGGCGGGCAATATCTACAGCATCCGGTTGCCAGTGCCCGGAAAGCCGCGCCACCGTTTCAAGGAACTGTAG